Part of the Acidovorax sp. 107 genome is shown below.
TCGGCCACGGTCCAAACGCGCGCGATCAGCGCCTCCATTTCTTGCGGCGTGGCGCCCTTGCCGTAGGCCGCCAGGCGCTGTGCCTTGTCTTCCAGCTCGCCGCGTGTCAGGGTGTTGCCGGGATCGCCCTTGGGCTCGTCGACGCGCGCGCTCAGCGTGCGGCCATCGCGCGTCGTCACGGTCACCTTGCCCATCCAGCGCTGCGGATAGGCCCGGTCCACCTCGGCGTCAAGCTGCATCGTGACCCTATCGCGCAAGGCCGCCACGCGCGGCGCGAGGTAATGCTGCTCGAATTCGTTCAGCCCGGCGTAGCCGTACTCGGCCGCCAGCGCAAGCACCGTGCCCATCGAGAACTTGGCCTGGTGCACGGTGGCGGGCACGGTGACGCGGCCCAGCACGTCGATGGCTCCCTGATGCACATGGGTGGTCACCGCGGCGATAGCGTCGGCCTTGAGCCCATGCGTGCGCATCAACGCGAGCAGCGCGTCGGCGCTGGGGTGGGTATGACGGCACGAGGCGTGGTACTTGAACGAGGTTTCCGCCGTGGCCCAGCGCTGCCCCAGCCGGTCGGTGAGGCGCGCCGGGTCGGCATCGCTGGACATGCCCGCGGCCATGCCCTGCGGCCCTTCCAGAATCTGGCGCGCGCCGGTCAAACCACCTTGTGCCAGGCAGGCGCAGGCCAAACCGCTGGACGCCGCATGCGCGGTGTGCAGCGGCTTGGAGTCGGCAGCGTCGCGCAGGAACTCCCACAGGCCGGCAGCTTGTGTGCCGGCGCTGCCGAAGGCATGCAGCATGGTCGGCGCGTCCAGCCTGAGCAGCCGCCCGGCGGCCGCGGCGGCGGCCAGGGTGCCCGCAGTGGCGGTGGTGTGAAAGATGCGGTAGTGCGAGCGACCAAGGAACTCGCCCACGCGAATGCCGACCTCATAGCCCGCCACCACGGCGACCAGGAACTCACGGCCACTCGCGCCGATGTTTTGCGCCATGGCCAGCGCCGCCGGGAACACGACGGCCGCGGGATGGAACACCGAGCCGTTGTGCACGTCATCCTGTTCAGCGAAGTGCGAGGCGGCCGCGTTGACCATCGCGGCGAAATGGGGCGAGGTGGCGCGGCGCGAGATCAACACCTCGGCGCGGCCCGAGTCCGGTCCCATGGTGCGGGCGTAAGCCTCGATGGCCTCGACCGGCCGCGCGCCCTTGCCGGCCAGCGCCGAGGCGTACCAGTCGAGGAACAGGTCTTCGGCGCGGCGCAGCACCGGCGCCGGAATCGCGTCAAATGGCAGACCGGCGGCAAAGGCGGCCAGCGTCGCGCTCGGGGTTTTATCTTGGGTCATGATTCGTTCACACCTTCTCAGATGGCCTTGTCCGCTCGCAGCCGGGCGATGTCAGGCGCGCCGTAGCCGAGTTCGGCGAGGATGGCTTCGGTGTGCCCTCCCAGGGCGGGCACCGGCCCCATGGGGGGCGGCTCGCTGTGGCTGAGATGGTGTGGCGGGTACAGCGCCGGCAACGGGCCGCCGGGCGAGTCAATCCCGGTCCAGCGCCCGCGCGCCGCCAATTGCGGGTGCTTCCACAGGTCAGCCAGTTCATTGAGCTGGCCATTGGCGATGTGGGCCGCATCGAGCCGTTCGACCAATTGCGCCGCCGTCAAGGTGGCACACACGCCTTCGATGATGCCGCGCAATGCCTCGCGCTGGGCCAGTCGATTGGCGTTGCCCAGGTACCGGGTGGCCAGATCGGGCAGTTGCAGCACCTGGTTGCAGAAAGTGGCCCACTCGCGGTCGTGCTGCACCGCCAGCACTACCTGCTTGCCGTCACCGCAGGTAAAGGGGCCGTAGGGGTAAATGGCGGCGTGCGAGGCACCAGCGCGCGGCGGCGGCGGCTGGCCGTCCAGCGTGTAGTAGAGCGGGAAGCCCATCCATTCGGACATGGCTTCGAGCATCGAGATTTCGAGCCGCTGGCCACGACCGGTGCGACCGCGCTCCAGCAGGGCGGCCAGAATACTGCTGTAGGCGTACATGCCGGCGGCGATGTCGGCAATCGACAGGCCGGCCTTGGACGGCTGCTCCGGCGTGCCCGTCACCGACACAAAACCGGCTTCGCTCTGGATCAGCAGGTCGTATGCTTTTTTCTCGGTGTAAGGCCCGCCGTCGCCGTAGCCCGAAATGTCGCACACCACGATGCGCGGATGGACCAGCGCCAGGCTGGCGTGATCCAGTCCCATGCGCGCGGCGGCGCCGGGCGCCAGGTTCTGCACCAGCACGTCGGCCCGCTCGACCAGCTTTTGCAACACGGCACGGGCGCCGGGATGCTTGAGGTCGAGCGTCAGGCTTTCCTTGGAGCGGTTGCACCAGACGAAGTGCGAGGCCAGGCCGTGGGCCCGGGTGTCGTAAGCGCGGGCGAAGTCGCCTTCACCCGGGCGCTCGACCTTGATGACCCGCGCGCCGAGGTCCGCGAGCTGACGGGTGCAGAACGGCGCGGCAATCGCGTGCTCCAGTGTGACGATCAACATTCCTTCCAATGGGCGCATGGTCATTGCTTTCAGAATGAACGTGGCAGCCCAAGCACGTGCTCGGCTACGTAGCTCAGGATCAGGTTGGTGGAGATCGGTGCCACCTGGTAAAGCCGGGTTTCGCGGAACTTGCGCTCCACGTCAAATTCGCAGGCAAAGCCAAAACCGCCATGCGTCTGAATAGCGGTGTTGGCCGCCTCCCAGGAGGCTTTGGCTGCCAGGTACTTGGCCATATTGGCCTCCGCCCCGCAGGGTTGGTGGGCGTCGAACAGTTCGCAGGCACGCCAGCGCATCAGGTCGGCGGCTTCGGTCTCGATGTGGGCTTCGGCCAGCGGAAACTGCACGCCCTGGTTCTGCCCGATCTGGCGGTCAAACACGCGGCGCTCGCGGGCGTAGCGGGCGCTGCGCTCGACGAACCAGCGGGCGTCGCCGATGCACTCGGCGGCAATCAGGGTGCGCTCGGCGTTGAGGCCATCCAGGATGTACTTGAAACCTTTGCCCTCCTCACCGATCAGGTTCTCGGCCGGGATTTCGAGGTTGTCGAAAAACAGCTCATTGGTCTCGTGGTTGACCATGTTGCGGATCGGGTTCACCGTCATGCCCTGGCCAATGGCCTGGTGCAGGTCAACGATGAAGATCGACATGCCTTCGGATTTGCGCTTGACCTCGGCCAGCGGGGTGGTGCGCGCCAGCAAAATCATCAGGTCGGAGTGCTGGATGCGCGAGATCCAGACTTTCTGGCCATTGACCACATAGCGGTCGCCCCGCTTGACGGCGGTGGTCTTGATCTTGGTGGTGTCGGTGCCCGTGGTCGGCTCGGTCACGCCCATGGACTGCAGACGTAGATCGCCGCTGGCGATGCTGGGCAAGTAGAGGCGCTTTTGTGCTTCCGAGCCGTGGCGCAGCAAGGTGCCCATGTTATACATCTGGCCGTGGCAGGCGCCGGCGTTGCCGCCGCAGCGGTTGACTTCTTCCATCACCACCGAGGCTTCGGCCAGACCCAAACCGGCACCGCCGTATTCCTGCGGAATCATCACAGCCAGCCAGCCGGCCCGGGTCAGCGCGTCGACACACGCCTCGGGGTAAGCACGGGCGTCATCGATCTTGCGGAAATACTCATCGGGGAAGCGTTTGAAGAGATCGCGCAGTGCCTGGCGCAACTCGGGATGGCGTTCTTGGTTCGTCATGTTCAATCTCTAGAGATCCAGCCGAGCAGCGCCGGCTGGAGTGCGCATATCCTTCAACGGAATTTGCTGAAATCGGGCTTGCGTTTTTCAAGAAAGGCGCTGGCCCCTTCCTGTTGCTCGCCGGTGTTGAAATAGTTGGGCGCCACTTCCTGGATCAGGTCGTTCATGTCCCGGCCCATGATCGGCGCCATGTGGTGGTAGAACGAGCGCTTGACAATCTTCAGGCAGGTCGGCGACAGCGACAGCAGTTCGTCGCAATACTTCTGCACCTCCGCGTCGAGCTGAGTCATCGGCACCACCGCGTTGGCCAGACCCCAGTCCAAGGCTTGCTGCGCGTTGTAGCGGCGGCACAGCATCCACAGCTCGCGCGCCCGCTTGTGGCCCAGTACGTTGGCCGCGTGCGCGACGATGTACCCGCCTGCCGGCGAGCCGACGCGGGGCCCGTTCTGACCGAAGATCGCGTGCTCAGCGGCAATCGTGAAGTCACAAAAATAGGCGATGTGGTGGCCGGCGCCAATGGCATAGCCGTTGACCCGCGCGATCACCGGCTTGGGGCATTCGGCGATCTGGCGGTTGAAATTGAACTCCAGGTCCTGCAGGCCGCTCTTGCCGCCTTCGCCCTTTTCCCAGTTGACATCGCCGCCGACGCAAAAGGCGCGCTCGCCGGTGCCGGTCAGCACGATCACGCCGACCTTCGGATCGTTGCCGGCCTGGGCCAGCCGCCGCTCCATGTCCTTGATCGTGTCACCGGTGAAGGCATTGAGCGTCTTCGGTCGGTTGATGGTGATGGTGGCGACGAAATCCTTGACTTCGTAAATGACTTCCTGGCCCGACATGTCTGGCGCTCCTGTAAAAGTTTGGGGATCCACTGATGACGATGGTTCAATTAGGGTGCCACCACGCCGTTCTTCACGAGTTGATCCACCTCGGCCGGGCCGTAACCCAGCTCCCCGAGAATGTGACGGCTGTGCTCGCCCAGCTTGGGCGGTGGCGGCATGGCGTCGGGTCGGCGCATGCCCGCAGCGAGCTGCGCTGGAAAGGGGATCAGCGGCAGGCCCGGCAGCTCCGGATGTTCGACAAAGCGGGCGGCCAGCACCGGGTCGGCCATGGCCTGAGACACCGTGTTCACCGGGCCGCAGGGAATATCGGCGTCCTCGAAATCTGCCACCCAGGTGGCTGCCGGACGGGTGTTGAAAATCGACTCCAGTTCAGCCAGCAGCGCCGGCCGGTTGGCAATGCGCGCGGCGTTGCGCTGGTAACGCGGATCGGTGAGCCACTCGGGCCGCTCGATGACACCACAAAACCGCTTGAACGCCGCTTCATTGACCACCGACATGCTGAACCAGGCACCGTCGGAGCCGCGAAAGTGCCGGCTCGGCACGGCAATCGGCAGGTTCACCGAGCGAATCGGCTCGCGCTTTTCAAGCGCATATTCCCCCACCTTGCTCGCCATGAAATTGAACATGGTGTCCACCAGCGACAGCTCCACGCGCTGCCCCAGGCCGGTCTGCTGCCGGTGCATCACCGCGGCCAGCACGCCCAAAGCGCCGCACATGCCGGACGCCACATCAATGACCGGCAAGCCAATGCGAACCGGTGGGTCCCCGGCCTCGCCACTGGCATAAAAGGCCCCCGTCATGCCCTGCACCACGCTGTCGACCGAGGGCCTGAGCCGGTAGTAGCTCTGCTCACCGAAGGCGCTGACCATGTAATACACCAGCGTCGGGTTGATGCGCCGCACCGCGTCGTAGTTCAGCGCATGGGCCTCGGCAAAGTCGGGGCGAAAATTGTGCACCAGCACCTGGGCTTTTGAAATCAGCCGCTCCAGCACCGCGCGCCCGGCCGGCGTGCGTATGTCCAGCGCAATCGACTCCTTGCCCCGGTTGCAGGCCATGAAGGCGGCACTGGAGTCGCCATAAAACGGCGGGCCAAAATGCCGCCCTTCCTCACCCATCATGGCTTCGACCTTGATGACGCGCGCGCCCAGGTCGGCCAGCACCATGGCCGCGTAGGGTCCGGCAATCAGGCGGGACAGATCGATGACGGTGATGCCACTCAGAACGCCTTGCACGGCGCAGCCTTTTTTACTTGCTGGCGCGCGAGCGGGCGCGGAAGGCTGCGATGCCGGCGCGATGCTCGGGCGTGTCTTCGAGCACCGCCATGTGCGAGGACACCATGTCCAGGTGCGTGGCGAGCGCCATGGTCTGGCTTTGGTAAACCGCGCGGCGAAAGAAGCGCACCGCCTGCTGCGGCTTGGAGGCAATGGTGCGCGCCATCTCGTAAGTGGCCGCCATCAGTTCGGCGTCGGGCACCACGCGGTTGACCATGCCGATGCGCTCGGCTTCTTGCGCCTCCACCACGCGCCCCGTCCAGAACAGCTCCAGCGCGCGCGCCGTGCCGATCAATCGTGGCAGGAACCAGGCCCCGGCATCGCCGGCCATCAGCCCGATGTTGATGTAGCTCTCGGCCAGCGTGGCCGAACTCGCCATCAGGCGGATGTCGCACATCAGCGCCATGTCGCAGCCCGCACCGCGCGCCGCGCCGTTGACGGCGGCAATGACCGGTTTTTCCATCCGCTCCAGGGTGAGCGCGATGCGGTGCACGTGCCGGTACAGAAAGTCCTTGCGGCCCATGCTGTCCATTTCGCTGAACCGGGCCATTTCCTCGAAATCACCGCCGGCACAAAACGCGCGCCCGGCACCGGTGACGACGACGACCTTGACGCGGTCATCGGCCTCGGCCTGCTCGAGCGCCGCGCGCCAGGCATCCACCATCTCGAGATCGAAGGCGTTGAGCTGCTCCGGCCGGTTCAGCGTCAGGGTGCAGATGCCGTCGGCATCCACTGCAAACAGAATTGGGGCAACGACGGACATGAGAGTCTTCCTTCAAGTGAAGTGGACGGCAAACAGGGGCGTAGAGGCAGCCCGGATTTGTGCTTTTAATGTATTTTAACAGAACGGTTGTTAGTTAGAGCCGATCTGCGAATCCACCTCCGGACGGGATTCATCGATCCGCTCGGTCTATGCATTCTGCGCCAGGGCGTTCGCGCAATAAGCCACCCGACTGGCAGCGTCCAACTTCGGTCAGAATCTCCATCTTCGACCAGCATCGGCGCGCAACGCAGCGTGGCTGTTGATTTCCACGCAGAAGGGGGGTTGCTCGAAACCGATCGCTTGGCAACTTCTGTAGTCATGAACCTCAACCGCTCCTGCAAATCCTCAACGATCTTGGCCAGAGCTCTGTTCAAGCCCTTTGCCTCCCCCAGCTAAGCCATGGCCTAGGCCAGCGAAGCGTCGGCACTCCCCAGCCGCGTCCGGTACTGCGTCAACTCCACCTCCATCCCTAATTTCGTCGCCGCGAACTGCTCACGCGCAGTCTTTTCCGACATCCGCCCCCCAGCCATTCGCTCTGCCGCGACGACCTCAAGTTTCATAGTTGTCACATCTCGGACGATCATATGGCCGCTTGTGAAACAGATCCGGGTGCTCTTGGTACCACTCCGACATGGCCTTCATTGGCGGCTATGCGGCCATTGAACCGCTCCACCATGCCGTCGATTCTTGGGGTCTGGGTCCTGGGCTTGGTCAGCCGGTGCTCTATGCCCAGCTCCTGGCACTGAATCGCCCCGGGTTGAACTGACCCCCAGAAGTTGGACAAACTTCAAGGGGTTACATGAAGAAGTACAAAACGGAGTTCAAGCTGGAAGTGGTCCAAAGCTTCTTGGCTGGCGAAGGCGGCGCGAAGCTTTTGGCTCGGCGGTGGTCGGTTCCCGAGGAGAAGGTACGCACTTGGGTGAGCCACTACCGCCTGCACGGCATAGACGGATTGCGCCCCAAGGGCAGCACGTACAGTGCGCAGTTCAAACTGCAGGTACTGTCCCATCGGGATCGCGAACAGCTCTCCAGCCGCCAGGTCGCGGCGATCTATGACATCCGCAATCCAAACCAAGTCGTGGTCTGGCGGCGCACTCTCGATCAAGGCCGCCTGCAGGCGCGCGAGCGCGGGAATGAAGAACAACCCAAGATGAAGCCAAAACGACGCTCTGCCGCACCGTCGAGCACGGTCGTTGCTGATGCGGAGAAAACCCTGCGAGAAGAGAACGAACGACTACGCGCGGAGGTCGCGTGTACCAAAAAAAATTGCAGGCCTTGATTCGGTCGAAGAGATCAGCTGCGCCGACAAAGCGCATCTGATTGCCGGGTTGAGGCATCACCATAAATTGGCATACCTGTTGCAGGTCGCAGGCCTGCCACGCAGCACGTTCTACTACCAATGCCAGGCGAGCCAGCGCGCCGACCAGCAAAGCGCCTTGGAGGCCAGGATCCGCACTGTCTATGACGAGCACAAAGGACGCTACGGCTACAGACGGATCACGGCCGCGTTGTGCAATGGGGTGGCGGAACCGGTCAACCACAAGTGCGTGCAGCGTCTGATGCAAAAGATGGGGCTACGTGCGTTGATCCGGGCGAAGAAGCGCTCCTGGCATGTCCCGGGCACGAGCGATGCGCACGTACCCAACGTTCTGCAGCGCGACTTCTGCGCGACCGCCCCAAACCAGAAATGGGCGACCGATGTCACCGAGTTCAATGTAAGCGGCCAAATGCTCTACCTGTCGGCCTGCATGGACCTGTACAACGGCGAGATCGTCGCGTACCGCATGGCAAGGCGGCCGGTCTTCGAGATGGTTTCCAGCATGCTTGAGGCCGCGCTCTCGCGGACCAACTGCGTCGCAGGCCTGATCGTGCATTCCGACCAAGGTTGGCACTACAAGATGCAGCCCTACCGAGCGATGCTCGTGCGACGCGGAGTCGAGCAAAGCATGAGTCGCAAGGGCAACTGCTTCGACAACGCGGCGATTGAAAGCTTCTTCGGCACCCTGAAAGCCGAGTACTTCCGTCTCGAAAGGCCCGATAGCATTGATGCGCTCGAAGCAGGCGTGCATGATTACGTCCACTACTACAACCACGAGCGCATCAACCTCCGGCTGCAGGGGCTCAGTCCGGTGGAATACCGATTGAGAAGCACCGCCTAATCGGCGGAATGGTGACCGTCCAACTTCTGGGGGTCAGTTCAGTTTGAGGAGGCTCAACACTCTGAGAGGATTGAGCCATGAAGAAGACGAACAAGTTCTCGCCCGTGGTGCGTGAGCGCGCGGTGAGGATGGTGCAGGAGCAGCGCGGGGAGTACCCGTTGCCCGTCGGCGTATCGACGTCATGCCGCGCTGCTACGCCAGCCCCACAAGCGCTGCGCCCGTGCCAAGCGCGACGAGTTGCTGATGCCGCAGATTCAACGCGTCTGGCAGACCAACATGCAGGTCTACGGCGCCGACAAGGTGTGGCGGCAACTGGCGCGCGAAGGCGTGACCGTAGCTCGCTGTACTGTCGAGCGACTGATGCGCAGCATGGGACTGCGCGGAGTGATGCGTGGCAAAGTCGTACGCACCACCATCGGTGACGCCAAGGCTGCGTGCCCGCTGAACCGGGGAAACCGGCAGTTCCGGGCACAGAGGCCCAACCAGTTGTGGGTCAGCGACTTCACGTATGTCTCGACCTGGCAGGGCTAGCTGACCGTGCACCCCAGCGGCTACTACGCCTGGAAGTGCGATCCGGTGAGTTCTCGTGGCAAGGACGATTAACGCTTGTTGGGCTTGCTCAAGCACGCGTGGCTGGAGAGTGGTGGCGTCTATGGCTATCGCAAGCTCACGATGGACATGCTCGACCTGGGAGAGCGCTGCGGCAAGCACCGCGTGGCCCGATTGCTCAAGCTTGAAGGCCTGCGTTCACAGACTGGCTATCGACGCCGACCTGGCCCGCGTGGCGCCAAGCCAGCGGTGGTGGCACCAAACCATCTGCAGCGCCAGTTCAATGTCAGCGAGCCCAATCAGTCATGGGTGACCGACATCACCTTGTATCTTGGGGGTGTGGCGAATAGCGTTCGCCGCACGAGGCGGGGACAGCACGGACATTACGTGAGGCCTCAAGCCTGGGATGTAGATGTCGCGCCCCGCCTCACCTTCGCGCCAATCCGAGATCGGACGGTAGCAAAGGCCTCGCCGTGTGCGATGAGCCTGCATTGACAAGGTAGATCGGCCCGAAGGGCATGGCGCGCTACAACCCGGAGGCCCGACATGCTTTACTTTGGAATTGATGTATCCCGCGACAAGTTGGACTGCGCCGTGGTCGATGAGCAAGGCCAGCGCGTCAAGCGCGCGCGTACCTTCACAAACGACACCCAGGGCGTCATTGAGCTCATAGGCTGGGCACGCGCGGTTGCTGTCGATCAGCCACGCCGCTTCGTCATGGAGGCGACCGCGGCATACCACGAGCTCGCAGCGACCCGACTCCATTGCGCCGGCCTAGTCGTCTCGGTCGTGAATCCGGCGCAGGTTCGCGCGCTGGCCAGAGGATTGGGAACACTCAGCAAAACCGATCTTATCGATGCACTGCTACTGGCACAGTACGCGCGACTCGCTGAGCCCAGACAGTGGCGCCCGACGAAGCCTCAGTTGCAGGAATTCAGCGCGATGCTGTTGCGACTTGATTGCCTCGAAGCTGACCTTCGGCGCGAGCAGAATCGGCGGGAGCAAGCGGCAGTCCGGGGCTCGGCAGATTGTGTAATGGCTTCCATCGATGCCTGCATCGAGTTCCTGCGCGGTCAGTGCAAGGCGATGCGCAAGACGATCGACTCACACATCGTCGCCAACGAAGGGCTGAGCCAGAGCATCACGCGACTGCGCACGATTCCCGCCGTTGGTGAGAAGACCGCAAAGCGCATGGCTGCCATCCTTGGCGCCAACGACTTCGTCAGCGCCAAGGAAGCGGCGGCGTTCCTTGGCCTCGTACCGATCAAGTGCGAATCAGGCAGCAGTGTCAGAGGTCGCTCCCGCCTGTCTAAAGCAGGCAACCCAAAGGTGCGCGCGTCTCTCTACATGGCGGCGGTCGTCGCGAAGAAGATTAATCCGGACATCAAAGACTTGTACGACAGACTCTGCGCGCAGGGGAAGACCAAGATGTCGGCGCTCGGAGCGTGCATGCGCAAGCTCGTGCATCTTTGCTATGGTGTCCTCAAATCCGATCACGACTATGTGCCGCCGGAGGCCAGATCATCTTGACATTCAAGACGGTATCTACATCCGCACCCATGAAGGCTGGTTGTACCTGAGCGCCGTCATCGACCTGTTCTCCAGGCAGGTGATCGGCTGGTCCATGGGGCACCGCATCGACACTGAGATAGTGCTCAACGCGCTGCTGATGGCATTGTGGCGCCGACAACCCAAAGCTGCTGTCACCGTCCACTCTGATCAGGGCAGTCAGTTCACTGGGCATGCATGGCAAGACTTCCTGCGCGCTCACAACCTGGTTTGCAGCATGAGCCGTCGGGGCAATTGCCATGACAACGCCGTGGCCGAAAGCTTCTTTCAACTTTTGAAACGAGAGCGAATCCGTCGCCAAATCTACCCAACCCGCGATCAAGCCAGAGCCGATGTCTTCAACTACATCGAGATGTTTTACAACCCTAAGCGACGCCACGGCACTGCCGGAGATACTTCACCGGTAGAGTTCGAAAAACGCCATTTCCAACGGCTCAAAAGTGTCTAGGTGTCGCATCCCGGACGACCATATGGCCGCTTGTGAAACAGATCCGGGTGCTGCTGGTACCAGTTCTTTATCGCCTGCATAGGCGTCTTGCTGCCCAGCGCTGACTGGTGCAACTGGTGGTTGTACAAGGCCACGTAGCGCAGCAAAGTCTGCTCCATATCCTCTCGGCCGTTGAAGCGGTGGGTCTTCAGAACATCGGTGATGCGCCCGCTGAAGCGCTCCACCATGCCGTTGGTTCTTGGCGTCCGGGGTTGGGTCAGCCGATGCTCGATGCCCAGTTCCTGGCACAGCTGATCAAATTCATGGTTGCCAGTGGGCTGACGCTCACGGCTGGCAAACAGGCGGTCCGTGAACTCCTTGCCGTTGTCCTTCAGCAGCTTGCTGATCTTGATCGGGCAGGCCTTGTGCAGTGCCCTTAGGAAGGCCTGTGCGCTGGCCGCTATCTTGTTGGCCTTGAGTTGTACGAACACCCATCGCGTGGCCCGGTCGATGGCCACGAACAGGTAGCGCCGGCTGCTTTCGTCCTGCATCTGGGGCAGGTACTTCACATCCACGTGCACAT
Proteins encoded:
- a CDS encoding MmgE/PrpD family protein — encoded protein: MTQDKTPSATLAAFAAGLPFDAIPAPVLRRAEDLFLDWYASALAGKGARPVEAIEAYARTMGPDSGRAEVLISRRATSPHFAAMVNAAASHFAEQDDVHNGSVFHPAAVVFPAALAMAQNIGASGREFLVAVVAGYEVGIRVGEFLGRSHYRIFHTTATAGTLAAAAAAGRLLRLDAPTMLHAFGSAGTQAAGLWEFLRDAADSKPLHTAHAASSGLACACLAQGGLTGARQILEGPQGMAAGMSSDADPARLTDRLGQRWATAETSFKYHASCRHTHPSADALLALMRTHGLKADAIAAVTTHVHQGAIDVLGRVTVPATVHQAKFSMGTVLALAAEYGYAGLNEFEQHYLAPRVAALRDRVTMQLDAEVDRAYPQRWMGKVTVTTRDGRTLSARVDEPKGDPGNTLTRGELEDKAQRLAAYGKGATPQEMEALIARVWTVAEAPRMGRWLEARA
- a CDS encoding CaiB/BaiF CoA-transferase family protein, with amino-acid sequence MRPLEGMLIVTLEHAIAAPFCTRQLADLGARVIKVERPGEGDFARAYDTRAHGLASHFVWCNRSKESLTLDLKHPGARAVLQKLVERADVLVQNLAPGAAARMGLDHASLALVHPRIVVCDISGYGDGGPYTEKKAYDLLIQSEAGFVSVTGTPEQPSKAGLSIADIAAGMYAYSSILAALLERGRTGRGQRLEISMLEAMSEWMGFPLYYTLDGQPPPPRAGASHAAIYPYGPFTCGDGKQVVLAVQHDREWATFCNQVLQLPDLATRYLGNANRLAQREALRGIIEGVCATLTAAQLVERLDAAHIANGQLNELADLWKHPQLAARGRWTGIDSPGGPLPALYPPHHLSHSEPPPMGPVPALGGHTEAILAELGYGAPDIARLRADKAI
- a CDS encoding acyl-CoA dehydrogenase family protein — translated: MTNQERHPELRQALRDLFKRFPDEYFRKIDDARAYPEACVDALTRAGWLAVMIPQEYGGAGLGLAEASVVMEEVNRCGGNAGACHGQMYNMGTLLRHGSEAQKRLYLPSIASGDLRLQSMGVTEPTTGTDTTKIKTTAVKRGDRYVVNGQKVWISRIQHSDLMILLARTTPLAEVKRKSEGMSIFIVDLHQAIGQGMTVNPIRNMVNHETNELFFDNLEIPAENLIGEEGKGFKYILDGLNAERTLIAAECIGDARWFVERSARYARERRVFDRQIGQNQGVQFPLAEAHIETEAADLMRWRACELFDAHQPCGAEANMAKYLAAKASWEAANTAIQTHGGFGFACEFDVERKFRETRLYQVAPISTNLILSYVAEHVLGLPRSF
- a CDS encoding enoyl-CoA hydratase-related protein; its protein translation is MSGQEVIYEVKDFVATITINRPKTLNAFTGDTIKDMERRLAQAGNDPKVGVIVLTGTGERAFCVGGDVNWEKGEGGKSGLQDLEFNFNRQIAECPKPVIARVNGYAIGAGHHIAYFCDFTIAAEHAIFGQNGPRVGSPAGGYIVAHAANVLGHKRARELWMLCRRYNAQQALDWGLANAVVPMTQLDAEVQKYCDELLSLSPTCLKIVKRSFYHHMAPIMGRDMNDLIQEVAPNYFNTGEQQEGASAFLEKRKPDFSKFR
- a CDS encoding CaiB/BaiF CoA-transferase family protein gives rise to the protein MQGVLSGITVIDLSRLIAGPYAAMVLADLGARVIKVEAMMGEEGRHFGPPFYGDSSAAFMACNRGKESIALDIRTPAGRAVLERLISKAQVLVHNFRPDFAEAHALNYDAVRRINPTLVYYMVSAFGEQSYYRLRPSVDSVVQGMTGAFYASGEAGDPPVRIGLPVIDVASGMCGALGVLAAVMHRQQTGLGQRVELSLVDTMFNFMASKVGEYALEKREPIRSVNLPIAVPSRHFRGSDGAWFSMSVVNEAAFKRFCGVIERPEWLTDPRYQRNAARIANRPALLAELESIFNTRPAATWVADFEDADIPCGPVNTVSQAMADPVLAARFVEHPELPGLPLIPFPAQLAAGMRRPDAMPPPPKLGEHSRHILGELGYGPAEVDQLVKNGVVAP
- a CDS encoding enoyl-CoA hydratase/isomerase family protein, which gives rise to MSVVAPILFAVDADGICTLTLNRPEQLNAFDLEMVDAWRAALEQAEADDRVKVVVVTGAGRAFCAGGDFEEMARFSEMDSMGRKDFLYRHVHRIALTLERMEKPVIAAVNGAARGAGCDMALMCDIRLMASSATLAESYINIGLMAGDAGAWFLPRLIGTARALELFWTGRVVEAQEAERIGMVNRVVPDAELMAATYEMARTIASKPQQAVRFFRRAVYQSQTMALATHLDMVSSHMAVLEDTPEHRAGIAAFRARSRASK
- a CDS encoding IS3 family transposase (programmed frameshift), with translation MKKYKTEFKLEVVQSFLAGEGGAKLLARRWSVPEEKVRTWVSHYRLHGIDGLRPKGSTYSAQFKLQVLSHRDREQLSSRQVAAIYDIRNPNQVVVWRRTLDQGRLQARERGNEEQPKMKPKRRSAAPSSTVVADAEKTLREENERLRAEVACTKKNCAGLDSVEEISCADKAHLIAGLRHHHKLAYLLQVAGLPRSTFYYQCQASQRADQQSALEARIRTVYDEHKGRYGYRRITAALCNGVAEPVNHKCVQRLMQKMGLRALIRAKKRSWHVPGTSDAHVPNVLQRDFCATAPNQKWATDVTEFNVSGQMLYLSACMDLYNGEIVAYRMARRPVFEMVSSMLEAALSRTNCVAGLIVHSDQGWHYKMQPYRAMLVRRGVEQSMSRKGNCFDNAAIESFFGTLKAEYFRLERPDSIDALEAGVHDYVHYYNHERINLRLQGLSPVEYRLRSTA
- a CDS encoding IS110 family transposase, whose protein sequence is MLYFGIDVSRDKLDCAVVDEQGQRVKRARTFTNDTQGVIELIGWARAVAVDQPRRFVMEATAAYHELAATRLHCAGLVVSVVNPAQVRALARGLGTLSKTDLIDALLLAQYARLAEPRQWRPTKPQLQEFSAMLLRLDCLEADLRREQNRREQAAVRGSADCVMASIDACIEFLRGQCKAMRKTIDSHIVANEGLSQSITRLRTIPAVGEKTAKRMAAILGANDFVSAKEAAAFLGLVPIKCESGSSVRGRSRLSKAGNPKVRASLYMAAVVAKKINPDIKDLYDRLCAQGKTKMSALGACMRKLVHLCYGVLKSDHDYVPPEARSS
- a CDS encoding IS481 family transposase, encoding MLIALHKNARTTPAVRAEIAASDETASVLAQRFGITEQTVYKWKKREVFGDRSHTAHRLQTVLTPAQEIVVLHLRRTLLLPLDDLLAVTREFLSPDVSRSGLDRCLRRHGTGNLNELKPREPVAAHKAFKSYEPGYVHVDVKYLPQMQDESSRRYLFVAIDRATRWVFVQLKANKIAASAQAFLRALHKACPIKISKLLKDNGKEFTDRLFASRERQPTGNHEFDQLCQELGIEHRLTQPRTPRTNGMVERFSGRITDVLKTHRFNGREDMEQTLLRYVALYNHQLHQSALGSKTPMQAIKNWYQQHPDLFHKRPYGRPGCDT